ATTCGTGAATGGTGCCTCCCACTGAAAAAGTAGTTTTTGAAAAAGACTAGATGTTAAGCAGTTCAAGAGACTTTGGATACAGAATACTCATTAGATGGAAGTAGAAACATTACTGCATGCAAAGCAGCTGCGTTAAAGCTTTTGCAATTCTCAATATAACAATCCTTTAAAGGAAAACTTCTGAATTTCTTAACCTGGGCCCTTATTTCCCATCTTTTTAGGTCAAACGTTTTGATATGGACAAAAACGGTCTAGCATTGAGTTAGAACACaatggctatacaatgtaattcCATGGTACATGCATCCGCATGGAAATGGAAACTACATGGAAATGATTACATGGAAATGATCCCTACAGTGGTAGGCcagtgtctgtttacctcaataactgtaaagaaacagtagaaaatgaaacagaaactgACAATTAAACTACAGAAATGATAGAGGCTGAGAGTTTAGCCCattcaaatgtatgtatatCATGACGTAGATCTGTATAACTGCTCAAATGCAAATCAGCATTGGCCTTGGGtaattttaaacagtagatggcatgTTTTTAACCCATAAAATGCTGATTTTTACTCTGTCGATATTAataccagcattgatgtgtttcacatcAGTCATATAATTGAGCTCACAGCTCATATAACACATTTAAGGGTGCAGTtacactttttcaaaatcaTTGATCCTAATATGCTGAAAGATTACATTACAAATCTCAGTTGTTAGCAAAACAATTTGATCTATTTTAAACTTCAGATTTGTGCCAAGGCAAGCTCAAAACACTCAGACCGAGGTAGGCCTAAATGTAAAAGTTCAGTGTTTAATTTAGTATAACAGACAACTGTAAGAAGCAGATTGCAGCTAATTGCCTGTTTAAACTCCCATCGTGTTCTATAGGCTCTGCGTTGGAAACTGGTGTCGTAGGCCTATAACATGCCACAGGTGTGTGCCTGCTGTTCTACATTTCAGCAACGAACAACTTCTCACAGAAACATATTTTCCTACCTGACCACAGAAAGTAAATGACCTGATGTCCGATTGAGACGAGGAGGGCGTGCACATCGCTGCATTTTACTAACCGGTACCAACAGCAGTATTTCCGATCATAACTGGGGCACTTCTTCTGAGGCAGAACAACGGAGATATCATATCACATGGTGGATCGCATATATATTGGGAAGAACCGCGAATCCTCGTAAAGATGTAGATAAAGCCTACGATAATATCAATATAGCATGACAGACCGATgataatttctctctttctagctcAACAGCACCAAAGTGTGAGACAGAGTACAACTGGGTGTGGCTATCAGGCCGAGGCTGACTATTGATGATAGGAGGCAATAGTAAAAAGCTAGAGATAACACCGTAATTATAGGCAACAGACAATATAGGATATTGAATATTAATATCAATACTGATAATGTTTAGATTATTAAAAATAGACCCATTTGATGTAATTTGACTTGTGGGACCTATGCCTAATAGGCTATAGCCTACAGACCAAGGAGCCTTTTTAGCCTGTAGGCTATACGAACTAGAACAACGGGAAGAGCGCAAAAGTAGCCTGCTACCGTTGTGTAAAGGCCAAGACTATGTTTAACTAGACTACCTAATTTACTATACGTCACATGGGATCAAAACGAGCACACAAATGTCAGTAAGTCACCAATGCAATGTCTATGGAGTATTGGCTAGCCCACCGGTTGCACCCGATTTAAAAAGCATTTGTCAGCCTTTGGAAGCTCGTGATTTGTTCTCAAAAGCCACACCTTCTTCCCTTCATGTCTTTCAGAGGTAGCATCATGCAACACAGCCTACGATGTCAGTCAGTCACAGCGCATCAGTAGCCCCTGCTGTGCAGCAGGTAAGACGCTTCTTTCTTCAACTCTCTCGCAAGATAGGTTGTTAAGTGTTAGAATTCACAGGCTGTTGGCCAATTTGCTCAAGCGCTTATTGGATAATTTCCCTGTTACCATGaacattaaacatttatttagttcAATGTTAATCAAATTTAGCGTTTGTCATAATTGATGATGTAGGGCAAAAACAGATTGCCTCCTAGAATTCTGCTTTTTCTTAATGGCAGTTTTTCAGTGAAGGTTTATTTTAGTTCAGTTGTTGGTTAATGCAATTCATAATCTTTTAGTTATAGTTTTAGTTATACCTTCGGTAATAAAAAAATAGTAGCGAAACCCGTCACGTCACAAGAGTGGACAACACAACAGGTATAACAAACAGCAGAGGTAGGCTTGCGTAGAGTAGGCTGTAGCATATGTCTAGCACTAAGTTTTGCTACCGTTAGTGCAAGATTGGACAACACAGGTAAAGCAACATGCTGTGGGAGGAAATATTTGCTTACGTTGGAGAGAAAGCAGGATTTAAGAATGTACCACAATCGAGTATTATTTTGTTAGGATGAAGATTTGCTGGATGAATACGGCCTATTTAAGAAAAAGGCATAGAAGAATGATAAAGTAAGAACTTGTGTTAATGTTATCGGTAGCGTAGGCTACATCCGACGGTTGTTGGTAGGTTAATATCGCCAGAGGCTTTAGTCAACATTCTAGAAAGATAGTCTTCTGAAAGATACACTTAAAAAATCTCtgtatttgtcatttttttgtgaTAAATGATCACATAAAACgtagatgaaaagaaaaatgtaaacgAAAATATATCTATTAGGGGACGTGGGATATGCTTGAAATGTAAGCAACATGTGATTTTGAGGGAACTGACACACAACATTTGCGGGTGTCTGCATGTATCAGTGAATGTGGTGTGAAATTATACAAACAagctttttatatatattggaGGGTTATTGTGTATTATGAAAATCGGTATGTTGCAAAGGATCATATATTTAAAAACCCAAATTCAGAGAATTAATAAAAATCCCTCTGCTTGATATACAAGGTGAGGTTTGTATAATAGTAATTGAAAGACTGTGCAGCTCCATCAGTGTTAATGCTTGCATTACAATCAATACAGCCTTACACATTGTACTTGTCTCTCTGtaatttaacttttttttcttttgatagTGAATCAAGTTTATAAGTAATGTTACAATTTAAAAGTTGAGGTAGGCTAATATAATGGTTGCTGAGGGTGTAACAGTTTACAGTGGTTCACACACTAAGTTTCTTGTAACAAGTGAGGTTGATTTAGCTGACTCCAAACATGCGTATATTTAAGTTTTGGTGGCAGTGCAGTTTTGTGTAAGGTAGAAAGATTTACAGGACATTTTAAAGTGAATTTGATTCTGGACTcttttttatctatttatctccatttatctatttatgttaGAGTTGAATGTGTAAGGTTATATGCGCTTTTATTAATTGCCTTAATAAAGGCAACTAAGTAACCCTAAACCCTTACCATAACTCAAAGCCCAAACATATTTATTATGTAGCTCTTAAACAGATTCAAATTATTTGTGAACCAATCACTCAATATTGCAGAATAAAACTGATATCAGATCAAGATAATCTATTTTGTAAAAATAACCACATTGTTATACATACATGACTCTACATAGTCACCTGGAGTCAAATTTGGTTATGTATTTAATCCTTTAAAAATCTTCTTTGATCCTATTTGTCGACATGTTTGCCTAATAtgttataaaaatgtatttatgtctgCTCACAGCCTTTGTGGTGTTGTCTTACCCGACTAAAGTGCAAGAGTCTTGGTCTATGCTTCTATAGTGAGCAGATATCAAGTGATACATAACTACAGATAGAACAGGGGAACTATATTGTGCAGATTTGAAGCAAACAGGTAGTTCTTTCACGGGTGAAGAGTTTAAAGCTTTACTCTACAAATGCATTTTCAGGTCAAACTAGGCAACCacctaaatatattttttttatgaatgtaGTCAACGTAAGTTAAATGTGTGTACAAAACAGTGAGAAATCTTTTTCCATTCAGTTTAGTCACTTGTCTATTATTGTTTGTCATCCAGTTTTAATGTATAGCATGAATCATACAATGCAGGTGACTCTGACTAACACATGTTCTAGATGAGAGGGCAGAATGTGGGAGGAAGTGTAAATAACTCCCATTTACATAGATCTAGAACATGAGTCACTCCCTAGCTGAGCAGCAGTGGAACAAAATAGGGAAATTCCTTTACAGAATATTGTTCTAGGAAAATGAACAGAAACTGATATATTGATACGTTCCTAAACACTTTCTAAATTGTACTGTTGTTGTAGGGTCAAATTTCACCTCAGCTAGTCATTTTGATATGTAAAACATATCGGACACTTGAAATTGAACAAAGACGCACACAGTAATAAAATAGAaatttaatgaaatgaaatagacAATTTTTCAGTGACAATTATTATGTAAATAAGCCTCTTATGTAGCCAGCGTATGTATTGATTTGCAAATTAAAATCAAACTATTCTACTTATTGAATTACTCAAGGTGGAATCAGTataatgttattattactaAAATCTTAAATAATTTTTTCTCCTTTGTTTTAGACACATTGCATCAAGTACTGAATCTACTTATCAGCACCGTATTTGCTGCTTCCCCTCATATTAAGAGTGTCTTGGTGGTGACATCTCCGTTTTGAATATGAATCTTAGTCTTCCTGACCAGAGCATGCGTAGCCCTGGTGAGGCCTGCCTGAAAGAGGACAAATCAGAGCTGTTGGTGTCCTGCTGCCACCGTAACATGTTCGAGGAGCCTCTGACAGCCTATCCAAACAGCTCCATCATCTCTCACTTGCTCCGCAAAACCATCCACAACAAAAGAGCTGTGAACGGGAACATGTTCTATCTGCCAACTCCAACAACACTGTCTGGCCTAGAAGATCAGAGCGTTATGGGCTCCAAAGACAGCATGGACTACTCAGATCCCCTAGAGCACCACCCTCCACATGGCAcgagtggagagatggagaggcccCTAAGTGACCATCTCCAAGCAAAGAGAGCTCGTGTAGAGAACATCATCCGGGGCATGGCAGGATCCCCCAACTCCAGGCTCCAGGGAGATGAGGACATGGGTGACCCTGAGtcagagcaagaaagaaaagagatcCTTAAAGAAAACAAGCGCAAACAGAAGCTTCCTCAGCATCAGGAGAACAGTCCCAATAATGGGAGGCCAACAAGCATGGCCGGCAGCGTCAGCAGCGTCAGCACTAGCAAGAACCAGGAGTGTCACAAGTTGAAGCAGCAGCTTCAGAGCATGCAGAAGCTCCTTCAGCAGCTCCAGGAGAAGTTCTTTCAGGTCTACAACCAAAATGACTCTGAGAATAGCAGAACAGAAGACGGAGATGGGGACATTGTGCATGCTGAACAAAGCAACAGTTTGACACAAACAAAAGGCGCTAGTGAGACAACACAGTTTCCCTGTGCCATAAATGGAAGAGAGGGATGTGAAAACAGGCCAGACTGGATGGCGGGCGGCCAAAAAGAGAAAGCCATGACAGATGTCAACTGTCTGGGTAACAAGGAGGACGGGAGAAATTTGCGAGAGACTCTTAAGTACGAGCTCTCCAGAGCTGTTAATGAAAGCATTGATACAGTGTTCCAAAAACTCTCATCAACGCAACTGAACCAGTCATCTCAACTCTCCTCATGCCATCCTTGTACTCCAGACCGTGCAGGATCTGTAAAGAGGACCCGCATGTCGTGCAGTCCCCTCGAGCCATCTGAGACAGAAGAACCCACCATCAAACCACCAAGGCCTTTTCAGTATTATAAGAGCTCAACTCCTCAAAGCCCCGAGCAACAAACTGAGGCCCTGTCTCTAGTAGTTCGGAAGTCCCCAAACAGCCAGCTGAACTCAAACAGTCAGACGGTAAAACAGCCTTATACGCTTCATCAGCCTCCATTTCAGTTTGGCTACACCACTCCCATGCATGACAGCCAGATACTAGAGCATCTCCTTAAGTATGGGCCCCATGGGAACTTTGGGGGCCTCACATGCCTACCACCCTCTCTGGACAGAGCCTCTCCAGATTCTGGAGACCTGCCTTGGGAAAGTATTTCCATGAGGTCCAAGGTGATGTCTAGTCACCTGGGGCAGCACAGCAGGCCAGGCACTCTGGGCTCGGTGTCCGTGGATGGCCTGTGCCTCCCACATGTGAAGATGGAGTGTCGAGATCTTCAGAGCATGGCTGAGAGGAGCTCCTACATATCACTCAGTATATCCTTTGCAAGAGCACAGGATCAGGGATGCTATTCACCGAACAGGTTATAACTGTTAGATGTGTCATATTGGCTTATATATCACAGTAACTGTTGCATAATATTTATAGATGTTAGTTCATTTGTATTATAACTTTGCATTCTCCATTTTTATGTCAGTGTTGGGTGCCAATTCAATTTTACCTTGATAGCTAATGATCAGTAGATGCAGAATTACACAGATAAAGATTCAAGTTTtatataccataccataccataccataccataatTCTGACTATAAAGTGAAGTTCACATCAACCCATCCCAGATTCACAGCAGTTTCAATAACATATTACCATTAGTGTCTGTAGATGAACATTAGTCTACCTCCTATTCTGAGAATTTCTTTCTGGTGTTTTATATACTTCAAGGGataaaaaacaagcaaacaaacttcAGGTTTTATCTATCCTGGGTGAACAATGACTTGTTGAGTAGAGTGGTGAGCAGATCAGCCAGTGCAGACTTCAATGAGAATTTTCACTTTGATCTTGGTAACCCCAAAGAAAATTATAGCATATTCTTTAATCTGAGTCCAGTAATGACTTTAAGTTcagaaaaagacaaataaaaaggaATACAAGGCTTTGATAAGAATTGTCAGGAACAAAAGGCAATTTTCAAAGCGAGAAAAAGCAATAGTTTCTGTTCAGGAAattcgctctctttttttctctgacttGAAAAGAGGCAGCTCATCTCTCAGTACCTGCCAACCTACTGGAGCATATCAGTGAGCTCACTTTTTGTTGTTTCTGCTGAGAGCTCTCAATTTAGCTTACTGTCTATACTATACTGTGCAtgcttattattattgttattattgttattatttatgtattattatgaGTTGTGCACACAGGCATTTAATGTAGGAGGTAATAAAGCAGCCCACAGGTCCCCTGCTATGACTGTAACAGATTTGTCCTGTCTTGGGACTGGGTCATGCAATCATAGAGTCTTTTCAAAGTGATTTGTGTGAGTTGGTTAAAGCAGCTTCTTTTTAGGATGGGCTTTATCGTCGCAAGACTCTTTGAACAAGCTCTCATCAATCTTTCATTTCCGCCTCATCATCATTTCAAAGGAAAGGTTCACTGATAGATAACATGGTATAGTCTCACCCAGCACAGAACCAAAAGACTGGAATAACTAAGGCATGGTTCTATGTGGAGAAATCTTTACACAGAGTAGCTTTTTTAATTTAGATTTTTATACAGAAATTAGACAAATATGAAATTCCTCATGTTTTTGGTCAATATGCTATGTAGGTAATCTTCACAAATGAGATTTTCTAAGTAAGGTGCCTAATTCTTCTTCTGTGATTTAAAAGCAATGCAGTCAGCTAAACTAGGTATGAGCCCCGGACCTGTGTGTGGAAGTCTGTTAGTCTGTAAAATCCCAGATCTAATAGCTCTCATGTATAAAACTCTGTGAATCTCTACACTAAAAGTttcccacacaaaaaaaactaaatgccTACCACTTCTTTCATAAATGCTAACACGCATAATTGTATGTGCGTAAAAAGGGTTTTGGTTCCATCCCTGCAGTGATCATGAAACTGATAATATTggtcacacatatacatatacattatgCAGTACCTAATGTTTTCACATTTATGACTTGaccctgtgtatgtgcatgataTTCCAGCAGTATctagggaaaaaaaatgctaaatgATGTAAGAAAACAGGCGTTTACTGCTGGCATGGATTACAACGATTATGACACTGAAAGACAAAACACGTTGAACGTTTTTAGATACTGCAAACACATTTCCATGAAGACACATACAGCTTTGAAAGTAAAGACTGTTTTGTGTTACACaagaaatactgttttgctcaaAGCACCACAAGAATCAAGGTGCATTGTTGCTCTGGCTATGGGAGGCACCACGGCCATAGAGGAATTTTACAGACTGGAGAAACTGATGGATTTCCACATCCATTCATTTCACTGCTGTCGCTTTGTTAGCTAATTCAGCCCAGGAAGTATGAAAAACAACTACTGATAAAGATAAAGAAGAGCCAAACATCTCAGCTGCAAATGCTACAACTGATGACTACAGTAAGCAAAACCATTAGCTGACTTGTCTTACTCTAATTCCTTGGCTACAACATTAATTAAACCAGCCTTAAGGAAACAAAGTTAGGCAATGCTGACTGGCTGTAGTTAACCCTCTAAAGCCTGGACTATCTAGGGTGCTAGGGTCAAAGTTCAACATGATGTTGTTGTTCAGGGACTCTCACAAGAAATTCAAAATTTGTATACCATTTTTCACTGTGACCAAAAAAACTGTTATGGCAATATATACGTCtgactcattttcttttttgatcAGCTGTGTACATCAGTATTTAACATTGATATAATGAACAGTGCAGAAACATTATGATCAATTTGTAACTTTGCCAGTTGTAGTTTTGTTGCATTCAGGTGTACATTAGTATGATGAAAAGTTAATTCAACAATATGCAGGGTCTAATGTTGTTTTCCATAAATCCTACATGACATCACCGGTCAGCGAGATCAGTTAAGGGTTTTGTTGATTATAGATCATCACAGTTGTCATGTTATTCTTTTGTAACACACAACTTCgaattttctttttattttatagATCAGTTTATAGTCATAATGAAAACACTGTCTAATGGTATTAGGTATTATGGTCAGTAATTATATTGGGGTAATTCAGAGTAATTTTTTATCTTTGGACATCAGACATGTTATGTCAACCGAGCCTCAGTTTGTGCCCTCTAACACCATCTTGAGGCTTTCAGCATGCTCAGTGTTGTTCAGAATGTGACCACATAGTCATTTCAAATCCTATTGCTTGTTACAATACCTAAATACATGTTACTATATTGTGAATATATTCAAACTTTTCATACAGAGGTATGTACTGGTCCATGTACTGGTATTTCCAATGACTCTCTCAAACAGCTTTTGTAGCCTTAACTTTGAACACATTCAGGAAGGTTTGACTCCTAATC
Above is a window of Clupea harengus chromosome 14, Ch_v2.0.2, whole genome shotgun sequence DNA encoding:
- the LOC105909403 gene encoding prospero homeobox protein 1-like codes for the protein MNLSLPDQSMRSPGEACLKEDKSELLVSCCHRNMFEEPLTAYPNSSIISHLLRKTIHNKRAVNGNMFYLPTPTTLSGLEDQSVMGSKDSMDYSDPLEHHPPHGTSGEMERPLSDHLQAKRARVENIIRGMAGSPNSRLQGDEDMGDPESEQERKEILKENKRKQKLPQHQENSPNNGRPTSMAGSVSSVSTSKNQECHKLKQQLQSMQKLLQQLQEKFFQVYNQNDSENSRTEDGDGDIVHAEQSNSLTQTKGASETTQFPCAINGREGCENRPDWMAGGQKEKAMTDVNCLGNKEDGRNLRETLKYELSRAVNESIDTVFQKLSSTQLNQSSQLSSCHPCTPDRAGSVKRTRMSCSPLEPSETEEPTIKPPRPFQYYKSSTPQSPEQQTEALSLVVRKSPNSQLNSNSQTVKQPYTLHQPPFQFGYTTPMHDSQILEHLLKYGPHGNFGGLTCLPPSLDRASPDSGDLPWESISMRSKVMSSHLGQHSRPGTLGSVSVDGLCLPHVKMECRDLQSMAERSSYISLSISFARAQDQGCYSPNSFCSLNFEHIQEGLTPNHLKKAKLMFFYTRYPSSNVLKTYFPDVKFNRCITSQLIKWFSNFREFYYIQMEKFARQAIVDGMNEVKGLSVTRDCELFRALNMHYNKANDFQVPERFLEVSEITLQEFFTAILLAKDSDPSWKKAIYKVICKLDSDVPEEFKSSTCL